One genomic region from Coffea eugenioides isolate CCC68of unplaced genomic scaffold, Ceug_1.0 ScVebR1_360;HRSCAF=1025, whole genome shotgun sequence encodes:
- the LOC113758097 gene encoding uncharacterized protein LOC113758097 has translation MVVPLARDSDVMFVTKSHVTSLQHWCKINFSHYDRTIQHYLTQIGSIHFSSISLSTLTELRVIWLPCPTDEANYDKFVVAGACLGASIKMADVEICCYHGYIGVLSRLTGEFQEAPHSSVVHEEDISETVQIKILDIFLWLYSWKHSTRT, from the exons ATGGTAGTCCCATTGGCAAGGGACAGTGATGTGATGTTTGTGACCAAAAGTCACGTCACAAGCCTCCAGCATTGGTGTAAGATTAATTTTTCTCACTATGATCGAACAATACAACATTACTTAACACAGATTGGCTCCATTCACTTCAGTAGCATATCACTTTCCACATTGACAGAGTTACGG GTGATATGGCTTCCGTGTCCGACTGATGAGGCAAACTATGACAAATTTGTTGTTGCTG GGGCTTGCTTGGGTGCGTCTATAAAGATGGCTGATGTGGAGATATGTTGCTATCATGGTTATATTGGTGTGCTATCACGTTTGACAGGAGAGTTTCAAGAAGCGCCACATTCCTCTGTAGTTCATGAAGAAGACATAAGTGAAACTGTTCAAATAAAAATTCTGGATATTTTTCTGTGGCTCTACAGCTGGAAGCACAGCACTCGTACATGA